Proteins encoded in a region of the Streptomyces sp. NBC_00708 genome:
- a CDS encoding bifunctional lytic transglycosylase/C40 family peptidase — protein sequence MSGKGKVVLAGSVVMVPIALVLGLLVLFVAAVANGAAGHDKEDSSAPAAGGTPEKVAGIDPVMLSAYSRAAAQVNAVRPKCRGMRWSVIAGIGKIESNHAAGHTIAADGNITPRILGVRLNGSGIGGNHTTFTDTDRGQYDGDTSYDRAVGPMQFLPSTWNGPTGQDGNNDGVKNPHNAFDAALGTATYLCGTGATDLAKTAQLRKAIYRYNHSNTYVDDVTDRITEYDALPTGTGAGGAASGEAGAVVSAARSAIGTPYVWGGGSTSGPTKGGYDCSGLMLYAFHQGAGITLPRTSQQMRHTGTHVSRAEMRPGDLIVINNDGNWGHVGLYLGNNTMIHAPRPGKNVETTSLAGYWEKYDWDVRRVL from the coding sequence ATGAGCGGGAAGGGAAAAGTCGTCCTGGCGGGGTCGGTTGTTATGGTGCCGATCGCCCTGGTCCTTGGGCTGCTGGTCCTCTTCGTCGCCGCCGTGGCCAACGGCGCAGCCGGCCACGACAAGGAGGACTCCTCGGCACCGGCCGCCGGCGGGACGCCGGAGAAGGTGGCGGGGATCGATCCCGTGATGCTGTCCGCCTATAGCCGGGCCGCCGCCCAGGTGAACGCCGTGCGTCCGAAGTGCAGGGGCATGCGGTGGTCCGTGATCGCCGGAATCGGGAAGATCGAATCCAACCACGCCGCCGGCCACACCATCGCGGCCGACGGGAACATCACGCCGCGGATCCTGGGCGTCCGGCTCAACGGCTCCGGCATCGGCGGCAACCACACCACCTTCACCGACACCGACCGCGGCCAGTACGACGGCGACACCTCCTACGACCGCGCCGTCGGCCCCATGCAGTTCCTGCCCTCCACCTGGAACGGACCCACCGGCCAGGACGGCAACAACGACGGCGTCAAAAACCCGCACAACGCCTTCGACGCCGCACTCGGCACCGCCACATACCTCTGCGGCACAGGCGCGACTGATCTGGCCAAGACAGCCCAGCTCCGCAAGGCGATCTACCGCTACAACCACTCCAACACGTACGTCGACGACGTCACCGACCGCATCACCGAGTACGACGCCCTCCCCACCGGCACGGGTGCCGGGGGCGCGGCGAGCGGGGAGGCGGGGGCGGTCGTCAGCGCCGCGCGCTCGGCGATCGGCACGCCGTACGTATGGGGCGGGGGCAGCACTTCGGGCCCGACCAAGGGCGGCTACGACTGCTCCGGCCTCATGCTCTACGCCTTCCACCAAGGGGCCGGCATCACCCTCCCCCGCACCTCACAGCAGATGCGGCACACCGGAACCCACGTCAGCCGCGCCGAGATGCGGCCCGGCGACCTCATCGTGATCAACAACGACGGGAACTGGGGACACGTCGGCCTCTATCTCGGCAACAACACCATGATCCACGCACCCCGCCCCGGGAAGAACGTCGAGACCACGTCCCTGGCCGGGTACTGGGAGAAGTACGACTGGGACGTACGGCGGGTTCTGTAG
- a CDS encoding class I SAM-dependent methyltransferase, producing MNTSRTALDHATGTRWSQYDAFYRARAGTSLVADLYAAAMGDDYPVEVGASSSCDWHLLGLLTTRLRLRPGRRLVDAGCGTGGIGLWLARALGVRVDGFDLSPEAVAQATARRDQFLGARTDHAVFRTAELENTGLPTAHAQGIVCVDVLGRATDRGAALAELARVLEPGGRLVVTRALRRGAEPQWHHQVAAAGLAQEHLDDRPGEPAMWERLYRLWIQHAAQLRHELGDVQAERMLREAEQTLPTLRGRRAVLLTLRRLPYEPAAQGAADTMTRPDSRPGDRPTGRTQQ from the coding sequence ATGAACACCTCCCGCACAGCTCTCGACCACGCCACCGGCACCAGGTGGTCGCAGTACGACGCGTTCTACCGCGCCAGGGCGGGCACCAGTCTGGTCGCCGACCTCTACGCCGCCGCGATGGGCGACGACTACCCGGTCGAGGTCGGCGCCTCCAGCTCCTGCGACTGGCACCTGCTCGGGCTGCTGACCACTCGCCTGCGTCTGCGCCCTGGGCGGCGCCTGGTCGACGCCGGGTGCGGCACCGGCGGCATCGGCTTGTGGCTGGCGCGCGCACTGGGCGTCCGCGTCGACGGGTTCGACCTCTCCCCGGAAGCCGTCGCACAGGCCACCGCGCGCCGCGACCAGTTCCTGGGCGCCCGCACCGACCACGCCGTCTTCCGAACCGCCGAGCTGGAGAACACGGGCCTGCCCACCGCTCACGCCCAGGGCATCGTGTGCGTGGACGTCCTCGGCCGGGCCACCGACCGGGGCGCCGCACTGGCTGAACTCGCCCGCGTCCTGGAGCCCGGCGGCCGCCTGGTCGTCACCCGGGCCCTGCGCCGAGGCGCGGAACCCCAGTGGCACCACCAGGTCGCGGCGGCCGGCCTGGCCCAGGAGCACCTCGACGACCGGCCGGGCGAACCCGCGATGTGGGAACGCCTGTACCGGCTGTGGATCCAGCACGCCGCCCAGCTGCGCCACGAGCTCGGCGACGTCCAGGCCGAGCGCATGCTCCGCGAGGCCGAGCAGACCCTGCCGACGCTGCGCGGGCGCCGGGCGGTCCTGCTCACCCTGCGCCGCCTCCCGTACGAACCGGCAGCGCAGGGGGCGGCCGATACGATGACCAGGCCAGACAGCCGCCCCGGCGACCGGCCCACCGGAAGGACCCAGCAGTGA
- a CDS encoding TfuA-like protein: MIHVFVGPTLSRSEPLLSGPGLRVRPPAGHGDLFDPEIGEGDTVVLIDGVFHQAPALRHKEILAALDRGAAVIGAASIGALRAAELDMLGMLGVGAIYTAYVHGVIEGDDEVAVGQAPDGGWEALTWPLVNCRHVLVLAQQAGILDGARTAGLLEALRAVYYPHRTWAAVRAVCERSGEKAFATWLTEQRTADQHFGDLKRLDALAAVQIALDGVPAPVPAEVRQETVYFRRWSNAAVRDQVDGMDLAAEDRLLYQQVFDPLFHERWQAFLEHLSRHPSDGGPGMGLAERVTRAGGGRLPGDQLFHPVIDLRERHTRALLLAAESAADRRAVARYAAALARFGAPASAVGEDVTRRVLLQVWRCPETELDAEASARGLVNGAGAVHAAKRLIPGYLHEARNQTRQGTVAR; encoded by the coding sequence GTGATTCATGTGTTCGTCGGGCCGACGCTGTCGCGGTCGGAACCGCTGCTGTCGGGCCCAGGACTGCGGGTGCGGCCCCCGGCCGGGCACGGTGACCTCTTCGATCCCGAGATCGGCGAGGGCGACACGGTCGTGCTCATCGACGGGGTATTCCACCAGGCCCCCGCGCTGCGCCACAAGGAGATCCTGGCCGCGTTGGACCGGGGCGCGGCGGTGATCGGGGCGGCGAGCATCGGCGCCCTGCGCGCGGCCGAGCTCGACATGCTCGGCATGCTCGGCGTCGGCGCGATCTACACCGCCTACGTCCACGGTGTCATCGAGGGGGACGACGAGGTCGCGGTCGGGCAGGCGCCCGACGGCGGGTGGGAGGCGCTGACCTGGCCGCTGGTCAACTGCCGCCACGTCCTGGTCCTCGCCCAGCAGGCCGGGATCCTCGACGGCGCCAGGACGGCCGGCCTCCTTGAGGCGCTGCGCGCGGTCTACTACCCGCATCGCACCTGGGCCGCGGTCAGGGCCGTGTGCGAGCGATCCGGCGAGAAGGCGTTCGCGACGTGGCTGACGGAACAGCGCACGGCCGACCAGCACTTCGGCGACCTCAAGCGCCTCGACGCGCTCGCCGCCGTCCAGATCGCCCTCGACGGCGTCCCGGCACCGGTCCCGGCCGAAGTGCGGCAGGAGACGGTGTACTTCAGGCGCTGGTCCAACGCGGCCGTCCGTGACCAGGTGGACGGGATGGATCTTGCGGCCGAGGACCGCCTGCTCTACCAGCAGGTCTTCGATCCCCTCTTCCACGAGCGGTGGCAAGCCTTCCTGGAGCACCTGTCCCGGCACCCGTCCGACGGCGGCCCCGGCATGGGCCTGGCCGAGCGTGTGACCCGGGCGGGCGGCGGGCGCCTGCCGGGCGACCAGCTCTTCCACCCGGTGATCGACTTACGCGAGAGGCACACCAGGGCGCTGCTGCTGGCCGCGGAGAGCGCTGCGGACCGCCGGGCCGTCGCCCGGTACGCGGCGGCGCTGGCACGGTTCGGGGCCCCTGCCTCGGCGGTAGGCGAGGACGTGACCCGAAGGGTGCTTCTGCAGGTGTGGCGGTGCCCCGAGACGGAGCTCGACGCGGAGGCGTCCGCGCGCGGACTCGTCAACGGGGCGGGCGCCGTCCACGCGGCCAAGCGCCTGATCCCCGGCTACCTGCACGAAGCCCGGAACCAGACGAGACAGGGGACGGTGGCCAGATGA
- a CDS encoding helix-turn-helix domain-containing protein, whose protein sequence is MTPKPSNTRLKAARLAAGYNSQQALATALGVGVRQVRRWESENPPWPHPELGEALTRILGQGLDALGFTPPGGRDRPEARRRLAGATVGLAAVPSQATATMQPASVATDFEAVTRSHRRLYWSVAPATLHPAAIAHATLGCALLPETAGQTRRAVAAALAETWLLAGRIEFFDLCEPERASNTFLRALQAAGEADAPLLGSAILAHTAFIPAWAGRRDDAAERMVAARTYARRGAPSAELLAWLDAVEAECETRCGNSNTALHLIGHAEDVLAAGSEHASPDWLDWFSPVRLAAFKGNTQLKAGHLPQARTTLLGVLAEMPVAENKQRTVVYGDLAAVEAASGNPDGACKYALRALDQLEVTWYATGMDRVREVRRALAPHQNEQCVRDLDDRLYGWSTTVSALAR, encoded by the coding sequence GTGACACCGAAGCCCAGCAACACCCGCCTGAAGGCCGCCCGGCTCGCCGCTGGCTACAACTCCCAGCAAGCTCTGGCCACCGCGCTCGGCGTCGGTGTCCGACAGGTACGCCGCTGGGAGTCCGAGAACCCCCCGTGGCCCCACCCGGAACTGGGGGAAGCCCTCACACGAATCCTCGGCCAGGGCCTTGACGCACTGGGGTTCACCCCGCCCGGCGGGCGCGACCGTCCAGAGGCAAGGCGTCGCCTGGCGGGTGCCACGGTTGGCCTTGCCGCCGTGCCGTCCCAAGCGACCGCCACCATGCAACCCGCTTCGGTCGCCACCGACTTCGAGGCCGTGACACGGTCACATCGACGCCTCTACTGGTCAGTCGCCCCGGCCACCCTTCACCCGGCCGCAATCGCGCATGCCACTCTCGGCTGTGCTCTTCTTCCGGAGACGGCGGGGCAGACCCGTCGAGCTGTGGCTGCGGCACTCGCAGAGACGTGGCTGCTGGCGGGACGCATCGAGTTCTTCGACCTCTGCGAACCGGAGCGCGCGAGCAATACCTTCCTCCGGGCCCTTCAGGCCGCGGGCGAGGCCGACGCCCCACTGCTCGGGTCCGCGATCCTGGCTCACACAGCTTTCATCCCGGCTTGGGCCGGCAGGCGGGACGATGCGGCAGAACGTATGGTCGCCGCCCGGACCTACGCCCGGCGCGGTGCGCCGTCGGCGGAGCTCCTGGCGTGGCTGGACGCGGTCGAGGCCGAGTGCGAGACACGTTGCGGCAACTCAAATACGGCCCTTCACCTGATCGGCCACGCTGAGGACGTGCTCGCCGCGGGTTCCGAGCATGCGTCGCCCGACTGGCTGGACTGGTTCAGCCCGGTACGCCTGGCCGCCTTCAAGGGAAACACTCAGCTGAAGGCCGGCCACCTCCCGCAGGCCCGCACGACGCTCCTCGGGGTCCTCGCCGAGATGCCGGTCGCCGAGAACAAGCAGCGCACCGTGGTCTACGGAGACCTGGCCGCGGTCGAGGCAGCATCCGGAAACCCCGACGGCGCGTGCAAGTACGCCCTACGCGCCCTCGATCAACTGGAGGTGACCTGGTACGCGACGGGAATGGACCGCGTGCGCGAAGTGCGACGGGCACTGGCCCCGCACCAGAACGAGCAGTGCGTACGGGACCTCGATGACCGGCTGTACGGGTGGTCGACGACGGTCAGCGCCCTCGCGCGTTGA
- a CDS encoding YcaO-like family protein, which translates to MNGVEERIRLAGTVRARTPEATWQAVSGRLTEYGITRVADLTGLDCVGLPVFTAIRPASRTLSTAQGKGATPLLAKLSAVMEAIELYHVEQPLPITARGPADTVAPDCPLNALPRHSPFADQALGRLVWDWTTATGVVRGEEVLLPVDLVRRRSLRPAWTPDVWRATSTGLACGNIRDEALLHALFEVVERDVLFRDAQLGGRARTPVEVTTVEDPHVQDVLDRLRAAGTVPEAALVVGPYDLPVCVAYLPSPDHPGLVYAGGGCHTVPEIALSRALTEAAQSRLTAISGMRDDLPTDPAHFAPAPRRHPARLMPWPQATSHFARPGGGFATQVAAVARRVEYVTGHEPAALDLSGPDHPVHAVQVICPGTRSRIRRSMPR; encoded by the coding sequence ATGAACGGCGTTGAGGAGCGGATCAGGCTGGCGGGCACGGTGCGGGCCAGGACTCCCGAAGCCACCTGGCAGGCGGTCTCGGGCCGGCTGACGGAGTACGGCATCACGCGGGTCGCGGACCTGACCGGCCTGGACTGCGTCGGCCTCCCCGTTTTCACCGCGATCCGCCCCGCCTCCCGCACCCTGAGCACCGCGCAGGGCAAGGGCGCCACCCCGCTGCTGGCGAAGCTGTCGGCCGTGATGGAAGCGATCGAGCTCTACCACGTCGAGCAGCCGCTGCCCATCACCGCCCGCGGCCCGGCCGACACCGTCGCACCCGACTGCCCCCTCAACGCCCTGCCCCGCCACAGCCCGTTCGCCGACCAGGCACTGGGCCGGCTGGTGTGGGACTGGACGACGGCCACCGGGGTGGTGCGCGGCGAAGAGGTCCTGCTGCCGGTGGACCTGGTCCGCCGCCGCTCGCTGCGCCCGGCGTGGACACCGGATGTGTGGCGGGCCACCAGCACCGGCCTGGCGTGCGGCAACATCCGCGACGAGGCCCTGCTCCACGCCCTGTTCGAGGTGGTGGAGCGCGACGTCCTGTTCCGTGACGCACAACTGGGAGGCCGGGCCCGCACACCGGTCGAGGTCACCACCGTCGAGGACCCGCACGTACAGGACGTCCTGGACCGTCTCCGGGCGGCGGGCACGGTCCCGGAGGCCGCGCTCGTCGTCGGGCCGTACGACCTGCCGGTGTGCGTGGCCTACCTCCCCTCCCCGGACCACCCCGGCCTCGTCTACGCCGGGGGCGGCTGCCACACCGTCCCGGAGATCGCCCTGTCACGGGCCCTGACGGAAGCGGCGCAGTCGCGGCTGACCGCCATCTCCGGCATGCGAGACGATCTGCCCACCGACCCCGCACACTTCGCTCCCGCGCCCCGCCGCCACCCGGCCCGGCTCATGCCGTGGCCGCAGGCCACCTCGCACTTCGCCCGCCCTGGCGGGGGATTCGCCACCCAGGTCGCAGCTGTCGCCCGCCGCGTCGAGTACGTCACCGGGCACGAGCCGGCCGCCCTCGATCTGAGCGGCCCGGACCACCCTGTCCACGCCGTGCAGGTCATCTGCCCCGGCACCCGCTCCCGGATCAGAAGGTCGATGCCCCGATGA
- a CDS encoding ATP-binding protein, with the protein MPIRHVAGNVMWTVQGQVWAVYRVSGAGGGDTSRRSKDRRLGQLEALVKSLTGESMLLSLCPAVDPESVLSKMTTGIDLAVSPRYRQSTELLRGQLEQLEPTGRTDWLAVPLPLTRGESAREVFAAARAELALQLGLLPRPVSAREEEQRLAQAQRMASVWPSGIALRPATTAEVLWIYGHSARRGLLEPVLPDGEQPRMRGRGRGAASLGQVALAEGGNLLEELGQNDDVGRGGRGGSSAGRRRKVGAGGPFSRRWLEVTTEWGPSYQVMLALSEMPEAFVFPGSEYLASLDMFSFPVDWVVRLHVSSGAEAEARTRRQARELANQYAEYEGETAGVPASVDKAVGGLDEYRERLTASSTEVEVRAMAALCVWGGTPEEAERRAGELAGHFAGNEYTFARPRGEQENLWYGMLPGTRTPQVMTQYAQYLLARDFAMAAPFNGGGLGDSTGPLFGLQLAGGGVRPVLTDWTRGPRENTSATAAFVGELGAGKSTAMKAAVYSVLAAGRRTRGGYRRGRVVIVDRTPRQEWLRYAQACPGQTECITIDDHARISLDPLRTFTGREAQRFTESFLTLLLGLAPMSDEGIALSEAVEAVLAQPHPSMRVLVEELTNRGTLGDTCSAMAARRLSAVRRKDLARAVFDETLPVVKGSSADTLVFSVSALALPTRSELREGRLEKMEFEKVFGRAVMYLIAALCRKIVYADLDEFALVVWDECWWLTSSPEGLALALELVRDGRKHGAGALFGGHDDEDIGSGNTEDGQILRGLIPRKFVFRHTDVTLARRALAFLGCDPDDPDLLALVTNGLSPNSPELSDDERAARAGECLHRDLTGRIGAMQITLPADEQAVAHIHSQPLQNTTATATV; encoded by the coding sequence ATGCCGATCCGGCATGTGGCCGGGAACGTGATGTGGACGGTGCAGGGTCAGGTCTGGGCCGTCTACCGGGTCTCGGGGGCGGGTGGGGGTGATACGTCGCGGCGGTCGAAGGATCGGCGGCTGGGGCAGCTGGAGGCGCTGGTCAAGTCGCTCACCGGTGAGTCGATGCTGCTGAGCCTGTGCCCGGCCGTCGACCCGGAGAGCGTCCTGTCGAAGATGACCACGGGCATCGACCTGGCGGTCTCGCCTCGTTACCGGCAGTCCACCGAGCTGCTGCGCGGACAGCTGGAGCAGCTGGAGCCGACCGGTCGCACCGACTGGCTCGCCGTGCCCTTGCCGCTGACGCGGGGCGAGTCGGCGCGTGAGGTGTTCGCGGCCGCGCGCGCCGAACTCGCCCTCCAACTCGGCCTGCTGCCCCGCCCGGTCTCCGCGCGCGAGGAGGAGCAGCGCCTGGCACAGGCGCAGCGGATGGCATCCGTGTGGCCGTCGGGGATCGCGCTACGGCCGGCAACGACTGCGGAGGTGCTGTGGATCTACGGACACAGCGCCCGACGGGGTCTCCTCGAACCCGTTCTCCCCGACGGTGAGCAGCCGCGGATGCGGGGGCGCGGGCGCGGTGCGGCCTCGCTCGGACAGGTCGCGCTCGCCGAGGGCGGAAACCTCTTGGAGGAACTGGGCCAGAACGACGATGTCGGCCGGGGCGGTCGCGGTGGGAGCAGTGCGGGTCGGCGGCGGAAGGTGGGGGCAGGGGGTCCGTTCTCGCGTCGGTGGTTGGAGGTCACGACGGAGTGGGGGCCGTCGTATCAGGTGATGCTCGCCCTGTCCGAGATGCCGGAAGCGTTCGTGTTCCCCGGCTCGGAGTACCTCGCGTCGTTGGACATGTTCTCGTTCCCGGTGGACTGGGTGGTGCGGCTGCACGTGTCGTCGGGGGCCGAGGCCGAGGCCAGGACACGGCGTCAGGCCCGCGAGCTCGCCAATCAGTACGCCGAGTACGAAGGCGAGACCGCCGGCGTGCCGGCCAGTGTCGACAAGGCCGTGGGCGGGCTGGACGAGTACCGCGAGCGCCTGACCGCGTCCAGTACGGAGGTCGAGGTACGGGCGATGGCCGCCCTGTGTGTCTGGGGCGGCACCCCCGAGGAAGCCGAACGGCGGGCGGGGGAACTGGCCGGGCACTTCGCCGGCAACGAATACACCTTCGCCCGGCCCCGCGGCGAGCAGGAGAACCTCTGGTACGGGATGCTGCCCGGCACCCGCACCCCGCAGGTCATGACCCAGTACGCCCAATACCTCCTCGCCCGGGACTTCGCGATGGCCGCCCCGTTCAACGGCGGCGGCCTCGGCGACAGCACCGGACCACTGTTCGGGCTCCAGCTCGCCGGCGGCGGCGTACGCCCCGTTCTCACCGACTGGACACGCGGCCCCCGCGAGAACACCTCCGCCACCGCGGCGTTCGTCGGGGAACTCGGCGCGGGGAAATCGACCGCGATGAAAGCGGCGGTCTACTCGGTACTCGCCGCCGGCCGCAGAACAAGGGGGGGTTACCGGCGTGGGCGTGTCGTGATCGTGGACCGTACGCCGCGTCAGGAATGGCTCCGCTACGCGCAGGCGTGCCCGGGTCAGACGGAGTGCATCACCATCGACGACCACGCCCGTATCTCGCTGGACCCACTGCGTACCTTCACCGGGCGTGAGGCCCAGCGGTTCACCGAGAGCTTTCTGACTTTGCTGCTGGGGCTCGCGCCGATGAGCGACGAGGGCATCGCCCTGTCCGAGGCGGTCGAGGCCGTGCTCGCACAGCCGCACCCCTCCATGCGGGTCCTGGTCGAGGAACTCACCAACCGCGGCACCCTGGGCGACACGTGCTCGGCGATGGCCGCCCGCCGGCTGTCCGCCGTGCGGCGCAAGGACCTCGCCCGCGCCGTGTTCGACGAAACGCTGCCCGTCGTGAAGGGGTCCTCGGCCGACACCCTCGTCTTCTCCGTGTCCGCACTCGCCCTGCCCACCAGGAGCGAGCTGCGCGAGGGGCGGCTGGAGAAGATGGAGTTCGAGAAGGTCTTCGGCCGGGCCGTGATGTACCTGATCGCCGCCCTGTGCCGGAAGATCGTCTACGCGGACCTCGATGAATTCGCGCTCGTGGTGTGGGACGAGTGCTGGTGGCTGACCTCCAGCCCCGAAGGCCTCGCCCTGGCCCTGGAACTCGTGCGTGATGGCCGCAAGCACGGCGCCGGCGCCCTGTTCGGAGGCCACGACGACGAGGACATCGGCTCCGGGAACACCGAGGACGGACAGATCCTGCGCGGCCTGATCCCCCGCAAGTTCGTCTTCCGGCACACCGACGTCACCCTCGCCCGCCGCGCGCTGGCCTTCCTCGGCTGCGACCCCGACGACCCCGACCTCCTCGCACTCGTCACCAACGGACTCTCCCCCAACAGCCCCGAACTCAGCGACGACGAACGCGCCGCACGAGCCGGCGAGTGCCTCCACCGCGACCTCACCGGCCGCATCGGCGCCATGCAGATCACCCTCCCCGCCGACGAACAAGCCGTCGCACACATCCACTCCCAGCCCCTGCAGAACACCACGGCGACGGCGACGGTATGA
- a CDS encoding ATP-binding protein has product MPAYTETLPRVPESVLRARNLVDLSLRAWGVHDDQGAAKLVVSELVTNTVQHARRSSVRVTVTWLGDNRVRVAVVDLSRTHPVRRSAGSDGESGRGLDIVDALSRGQWGVDSMRWGKRVRADLVFEGPTCE; this is encoded by the coding sequence ATGCCCGCTTATACCGAGACGCTGCCGAGAGTCCCGGAGTCCGTGCTCCGGGCCCGGAACCTGGTGGACTTGTCGCTCAGAGCCTGGGGGGTGCACGACGACCAGGGCGCCGCCAAGCTCGTGGTGAGCGAACTGGTGACGAACACGGTCCAGCATGCGCGGCGATCGTCGGTCCGGGTGACCGTGACCTGGCTGGGCGACAACAGGGTCCGGGTGGCCGTGGTGGACCTGTCGCGCACGCACCCGGTGCGCCGTTCCGCCGGCTCGGACGGCGAGTCCGGCCGCGGTCTGGACATCGTGGACGCGTTGAGCCGCGGGCAGTGGGGCGTCGACTCGATGCGGTGGGGGAAACGGGTCCGGGCGGACTTGGTATTCGAAGGGCCGACCTGTGAGTGA
- a CDS encoding HAD family hydrolase, with protein sequence MIRAVVFDVGECLVDETREYGTWADWLGVPRHTFAALFGAVIAQGRDYRDVFQELQPGFDLYAERERRAEAGKPEHFGEEDLYPDVRGALRTLRADGLWLGIAGNQTVRAGAILRELFSKDVDLIGTSDDWGASKPDRAFFHRVAEVVPAAPGEILYVGDRVDNDLRPGAAAGMCTALVRRGPWATIQWNTDEALNLPTFRLESLLELSPKIAAFNARGR encoded by the coding sequence ATGATTCGCGCAGTCGTATTCGACGTTGGTGAGTGCCTGGTGGACGAGACCCGCGAATATGGCACCTGGGCCGACTGGCTCGGCGTGCCGCGTCACACGTTCGCGGCCTTGTTCGGGGCTGTTATCGCTCAAGGCCGCGACTACCGGGACGTCTTCCAGGAGCTCCAGCCCGGCTTCGACCTGTACGCCGAACGCGAGCGGCGCGCCGAAGCCGGCAAGCCTGAGCACTTCGGAGAAGAAGATCTCTACCCCGATGTCCGCGGCGCTCTGCGCACCTTGCGGGCGGACGGGCTATGGCTCGGCATTGCGGGCAACCAGACGGTCCGTGCCGGCGCTATCCTTCGCGAGCTGTTCTCCAAGGATGTCGACTTGATCGGGACTTCCGACGACTGGGGCGCGAGCAAGCCCGACCGGGCGTTCTTCCATCGCGTGGCCGAGGTAGTGCCTGCTGCCCCCGGGGAAATTCTCTACGTCGGAGATCGAGTAGACAACGATCTGCGCCCCGGGGCAGCTGCTGGGATGTGCACGGCGCTGGTGCGTCGCGGCCCGTGGGCGACGATCCAGTGGAACACCGACGAGGCGCTGAACCTCCCAACCTTCCGCCTGGAAAGCCTTCTTGAGCTCTCACCGAAGATCGCGGCGTTCAACGCGCGAGGGCGCTGA
- a CDS encoding conjugal transfer protein, translating to MRRRTQDAEVQDVLPGEAGGWALGSLGAAANTVTVLRRTAWGLMVASPVLSVWVLLSRPAQVAPVAPVRQEQPTAGQPAGPGGFAELYVNAYLAAGEGTEESLAPFLPTARDVTLTAAPGAQRAQELAAVKVRQVSAGYWSVTVAARIAPTGTTKAKPEKESGSAPSGAVLRYFQVAVRSGAGGALAAAALPAEVAAPLSGEAPSLAYGQSVPVPASDPAGQTLSGFFAAYLAGSGQLDRYLSPGTALSPVSPAPYARVEVAQVAETGTNDPGAQQAVPADGARRELLVQVAATDTAGQQRPLAYAIAITARDGRWEIASVEGAPVLSKDSARTDERETQ from the coding sequence GTGAGGCGGCGCACCCAGGACGCAGAGGTGCAGGACGTGCTGCCGGGTGAGGCGGGCGGGTGGGCGCTGGGTTCGCTCGGGGCCGCGGCGAACACGGTGACCGTGCTGCGCCGCACGGCGTGGGGGCTCATGGTGGCCAGTCCGGTCCTGAGTGTGTGGGTGCTGCTGTCCCGTCCTGCGCAGGTGGCGCCGGTTGCTCCGGTCCGCCAGGAGCAGCCCACGGCGGGTCAGCCGGCGGGGCCGGGCGGGTTCGCGGAACTGTACGTGAACGCCTACCTGGCAGCCGGGGAAGGCACCGAGGAGTCGCTCGCCCCGTTCCTGCCGACGGCCCGCGACGTGACCCTGACCGCCGCCCCTGGGGCGCAGCGGGCGCAGGAACTTGCGGCGGTGAAGGTGCGCCAGGTCTCGGCCGGGTACTGGTCGGTGACCGTCGCCGCCCGCATCGCTCCCACCGGCACAACGAAGGCGAAGCCGGAGAAGGAGTCGGGCTCGGCCCCGTCGGGGGCGGTACTGCGGTACTTCCAGGTCGCGGTCCGTTCCGGTGCGGGTGGGGCGTTGGCGGCGGCCGCGCTTCCGGCGGAGGTCGCAGCGCCGTTGTCGGGTGAGGCTCCGTCGCTGGCGTACGGGCAGTCCGTACCTGTGCCGGCTTCTGATCCGGCCGGGCAGACGCTGTCGGGTTTCTTCGCCGCGTATCTGGCCGGGAGCGGGCAGTTGGACCGCTACCTCTCCCCCGGCACCGCACTGTCCCCGGTCTCGCCCGCCCCGTACGCGCGGGTCGAGGTCGCGCAGGTCGCCGAGACGGGCACGAACGACCCCGGCGCGCAGCAGGCCGTGCCGGCCGACGGGGCGCGGCGGGAGCTGTTGGTCCAGGTCGCCGCGACGGACACGGCCGGACAGCAGCGGCCACTGGCGTACGCCATCGCGATCACGGCGCGGGACGGGCGCTGGGAGATCGCGTCCGTGGAGGGAGCTCCCGTGCTGAGCAAGGACTCGGCGCGGACCGATGAGAGGGAGACGCAGTGA